In a single window of the Coprothermobacter proteolyticus DSM 5265 genome:
- the thpR gene encoding RNA 2',3'-cyclic phosphodiesterase translates to MRLFFGIPVSEEVRAFYIETLKPQLEAEFIGKFVETENLHITMLFLGEVEKVDFLNEVKENLKAITHFQVTVGGYGYFGRPPRVLFMDVTRGIDDLTVVHDAICRSMKIRDTRFAPHVTLARIKKSPRDIDAVLELMPHKEFSWLVPSVVLYESKLTSKGPIYTVFEEIRLKAL, encoded by the coding sequence ATGAGACTCTTTTTTGGAATACCAGTTTCCGAAGAGGTTAGAGCGTTTTACATAGAAACCTTAAAACCTCAACTGGAGGCAGAATTTATCGGGAAATTTGTTGAAACAGAGAATTTGCATATCACCATGTTATTCTTGGGGGAAGTTGAAAAGGTAGACTTCCTAAATGAAGTTAAGGAAAATCTGAAAGCTATTACTCATTTCCAAGTTACTGTTGGCGGTTACGGGTATTTTGGACGGCCACCACGCGTTTTGTTTATGGATGTGACTCGCGGCATAGATGACTTAACTGTTGTTCATGATGCTATATGCCGTAGCATGAAGATAAGAGATACAAGATTTGCTCCGCATGTGACTTTGGCAAGAATAAAAAAATCGCCGAGAGACATTGATGCAGTACTTGAGCTCATGCCACATAAAGAGTTTTCCTGGCTTGTACCAAGTGTAGTGCTATATGAATCAAAATTGACAAGTAAAGGCCCGATTTATACGGTTTTCGAAGAAATTCGGCTCAAGGCCTTATAA
- a CDS encoding TIGR00282 family metallophosphoesterase, translating into MRILFFGDVVGKSGRQAIQKYLKKLRDELSADVVVVNGENSAGGLGINRKSIEELLDAGANVITTGNHAFHWKEWKEVFDNYPMVLFPANYPGLLERSHYTTSSGLTVMNIQGRVFMECIDNPFLAADRLLEVVPKDTFKLVDFHAEATSEKLAMGYYLDGRVHAVVGTHTHIQTADERLLPNGTLYITDVGMTGPYDDSILGMHKDAVISKFLNNRPARYEVASGRCTVNAVLIEINKENRDIKRLSFIE; encoded by the coding sequence ATGAGGATACTGTTTTTTGGGGACGTCGTAGGCAAAAGCGGTCGCCAAGCTATTCAAAAGTATTTGAAGAAGTTGAGAGATGAACTAAGCGCTGACGTAGTGGTCGTCAATGGAGAGAACTCAGCTGGAGGATTGGGTATAAACCGTAAATCCATAGAGGAGCTTCTTGACGCTGGAGCGAACGTTATAACCACTGGAAACCATGCGTTTCACTGGAAGGAATGGAAAGAGGTTTTTGATAACTACCCCATGGTGCTCTTTCCTGCAAATTATCCTGGGCTCTTGGAGCGATCGCATTACACCACAAGTAGCGGTCTCACAGTTATGAACATACAAGGGCGAGTTTTTATGGAATGCATTGACAATCCTTTCTTAGCAGCTGACAGGCTTCTAGAGGTTGTACCAAAAGACACCTTTAAGCTGGTGGACTTCCATGCCGAAGCAACCAGTGAAAAACTAGCCATGGGCTACTATCTCGATGGGCGCGTCCATGCTGTGGTAGGTACCCATACTCATATTCAAACGGCAGACGAACGCCTTTTGCCTAATGGAACTCTTTATATTACCGATGTAGGAATGACTGGCCCCTATGATGACTCAATACTGGGCATGCATAAGGATGCTGTAATCTCGAAGTTCCTCAACAACAGACCAGCACGCTATGAAGTTGCAAGCGGTAGGTGTACGGTAAATGCCGTATTGATAGAGATTAACAAGGAAAATAGGGACATTAAGCGTTTGTCATTTATCGAATAA
- a CDS encoding regulatory protein RecX, protein MNSCEKFWAEALRRLSRKDYSVEEILSKVSPDCRNFVLERINSYFPDLDERVYQSELRRTVNHGKGPLYLRNRLRERKLSTDEVREVDYEVWLDSLQKAMEKARRKYSDKEKVFQFLLRQGFTYEMVSRFMKEVEM, encoded by the coding sequence ATGAATTCTTGCGAAAAATTCTGGGCGGAAGCCTTGAGGCGGCTTTCTCGAAAGGACTATTCTGTAGAGGAAATACTTTCTAAGGTTTCGCCTGATTGTAGGAATTTTGTCTTAGAAAGAATTAATTCATACTTTCCTGATTTAGATGAAAGGGTTTATCAGAGCGAACTTAGGCGAACTGTGAATCATGGTAAAGGTCCTTTGTACTTGAGAAACCGTTTACGAGAAAGAAAATTATCCACTGATGAAGTCCGTGAAGTGGACTACGAGGTTTGGCTAGATAGCCTACAAAAAGCAATGGAAAAAGCAAGAAGGAAGTATTCTGACAAAGAGAAAGTATTTCAATTTCTACTCAGACAAGGGTTTACTTATGAGATGGTTTCACGATTCATGAAGGAGGTAGAGATGTGA
- the miaA gene encoding tRNA (adenosine(37)-N6)-dimethylallyltransferase MiaA, whose product MGKPLISILGPTGVGKTDLAFRLACSLDKANILSVDTGSFYKAATIGTAKPPKEFTSRVRHWFIDILECQEVYSVGAFVSDCSSILQDLWAEGVTPIVVAGTLFYYYALVGERSFSAVPSDSTVREKVEEKARVYGEEYLRQELRKVDPEREKNILPGDIRRLTRALEIAELGFKPTEAVVTNKLDFDINLKIGLKMPRDLYRTRLRDRVEYMISAGLIEEVQDILSKTGNSSLPCLNQIGYKEVCSYLKGEIKNKDELVERIFLSHWTYARKQIKWLKKDKTIVWFDVSEKSPDTLVEEVLTLVQSTLENC is encoded by the coding sequence ATGGGGAAGCCGCTGATTAGTATTCTTGGCCCAACTGGTGTCGGAAAAACAGACTTGGCTTTTCGCTTAGCATGTTCTTTGGATAAGGCTAATATCCTCTCCGTGGACACTGGATCCTTTTACAAAGCTGCCACCATTGGAACGGCGAAGCCACCTAAAGAGTTCACGAGCCGTGTGAGGCATTGGTTTATCGATATACTTGAATGCCAAGAAGTGTACTCTGTGGGAGCGTTCGTTTCTGATTGCTCTTCTATCTTGCAAGATCTTTGGGCTGAGGGAGTAACGCCGATTGTTGTGGCTGGAACACTGTTTTATTACTACGCACTTGTTGGGGAACGTTCTTTCTCTGCCGTCCCTAGTGATAGCACTGTTAGGGAAAAAGTGGAAGAAAAGGCAAGAGTCTACGGTGAAGAATACCTCAGACAGGAACTTCGAAAAGTTGATCCAGAAAGAGAAAAAAACATACTTCCCGGGGACATTAGAAGACTGACTCGAGCTTTGGAAATAGCCGAATTGGGATTTAAACCAACGGAAGCTGTTGTTACTAATAAACTTGATTTTGATATAAACCTAAAGATAGGTTTAAAAATGCCGAGGGACCTTTATCGCACTAGACTGAGGGATCGCGTGGAGTACATGATCAGCGCTGGACTCATAGAAGAAGTGCAAGATATTTTGAGCAAGACTGGTAATAGTAGTCTTCCATGTCTTAACCAAATCGGATATAAAGAAGTTTGCTCTTATTTGAAAGGTGAGATAAAAAACAAGGATGAACTGGTTGAAAGGATCTTTCTGAGCCATTGGACATACGCTAGAAAGCAAATCAAATGGCTTAAGAAAGACAAAACAATAGTCTGGTTTGATGTGTCTGAAAAGTCTCCAGACACGCTAGTCGAGGAGGTTTTAACTCTTGTTCAATCAACTTTGGAAAACTGCTGA
- the recA gene encoding recombinase RecA: METTDRQNQDDKQKALDMTVQYVEKRFGKGSLMRLGETGSRMQVETISTGALTLDLALGIGGIPRGRIVEIYGPEGSGKTTLALHIIANAQKNGGTAVFIDAEHALDPVYARKLGVDVENLYISQPDYGEQALEIAEELSKSGAVDVIVIDSVAALVPKAELDGEIGDSFMGLQARLMSQALRKLTGIASKTGTAIVFLNQLREKVGITFGNPEVTPGGRALKFFASARIELRKSENIGGSGDASEGAVIKAKIVKNKLAPPFRTATFDLYFGKGISWTASVVDAALIAGVIQKSGSWYSYNDIRLGQGKENAVSFLEEHPETLAEIESAVRGTLQELPVEIEE; this comes from the coding sequence ATGGAAACAACTGATAGACAAAATCAAGACGATAAACAAAAAGCATTGGACATGACTGTCCAATATGTGGAAAAACGGTTTGGAAAAGGTTCTTTAATGCGTTTGGGTGAGACTGGAAGCAGGATGCAGGTGGAAACTATATCCACTGGCGCTCTGACTTTGGACTTGGCTTTAGGTATTGGTGGAATTCCCAGAGGCAGAATTGTGGAGATTTACGGACCAGAAGGGTCTGGTAAAACAACGCTGGCTCTGCATATTATCGCCAATGCGCAGAAGAATGGAGGAACAGCAGTCTTCATTGATGCTGAGCACGCGCTTGACCCGGTCTATGCAAGGAAACTTGGGGTAGATGTGGAAAACCTTTACATTTCTCAACCTGACTACGGTGAGCAAGCGCTAGAAATTGCTGAAGAACTTAGTAAAAGCGGCGCAGTAGACGTCATCGTTATTGACTCCGTTGCTGCCTTGGTACCGAAAGCCGAACTCGACGGTGAGATTGGCGACTCTTTTATGGGGTTGCAGGCTCGATTGATGTCACAAGCGTTACGGAAACTCACTGGTATAGCCTCAAAAACAGGGACAGCCATAGTGTTCTTGAATCAACTGCGTGAAAAGGTTGGTATTACTTTTGGAAACCCCGAAGTTACCCCGGGAGGCCGTGCACTGAAGTTTTTCGCTTCAGCAAGGATCGAACTAAGGAAGTCTGAGAACATTGGCGGAAGCGGGGATGCAAGTGAGGGAGCAGTTATCAAAGCTAAAATTGTGAAGAATAAGTTAGCTCCGCCTTTTAGAACGGCTACCTTTGATCTTTATTTTGGTAAAGGCATATCTTGGACAGCTTCAGTAGTTGATGCAGCATTGATCGCAGGTGTTATACAGAAAAGCGGAAGTTGGTATTCCTACAACGACATAAGACTAGGACAGGGTAAGGAAAACGCTGTGAGCTTCTTGGAGGAGCATCCAGAAACTCTGGCTGAGATAGAAAGTGCCGTTAGGGGAACCCTGCAAGAGCTTCCAGTGGAGATCGAAGAGTAG
- the rny gene encoding ribonuclease Y, with the protein MQLIIRIILGFVVGAAAGGLITYLYVTTSAKSKIQEMLDNAEKEASSIIKSAREEEKKAQERSEALLKQAQEQVSSMLSEAGKELKSRREQLEKLEQRLSQREQQLDRRLDSVEAKERKAEQKLQLAEEKLRSAEAFEQEAVKKLQEIAAMSTEEAKQFLFSRLEEELREEFGERIRRFEENFKEEADRKASEMIVAAMQRVIMEKPEDPVISVVELPSEEIKGRIIGREGRNIRTFERITGVDLIVDDTPEVVVLSSFDPVRREIARRTLEKLILDGRIQPARIEEIFTKEKEAIEQEIIEAGDKAVRDLGIREMHPDLKHLVGQLKFRSSYGQNVLHHSIEVGFIAGMLASELHLDTQLAKRAGLLHDIGKALDHNVEGSHALIGAEVARKYRENPLVVNAIASHHNEVAQESIYAVITQVADAISASRPGARRENYAAYIKRVQQLEEIAKGFDGVESAFAIQAGREIRVIVHPEVIGDNEAFALARDIAKKIEEELIYPGQIKVTVVRETRVAEYAK; encoded by the coding sequence ATGCAATTGATTATAAGGATAATTCTAGGTTTTGTAGTTGGTGCCGCAGCTGGCGGTTTGATTACCTATCTTTACGTAACGACTTCTGCAAAATCTAAGATACAAGAAATGCTGGATAATGCCGAAAAGGAAGCTTCTTCAATCATAAAGTCAGCTCGTGAAGAGGAGAAGAAAGCGCAAGAGCGCTCTGAGGCATTGCTGAAACAGGCTCAAGAGCAGGTTTCTTCGATGCTTTCTGAAGCAGGTAAAGAGCTAAAGTCCAGGCGTGAGCAGCTTGAAAAGTTGGAACAACGTTTATCTCAAAGAGAACAACAGCTTGATCGACGTCTTGACTCGGTAGAGGCAAAAGAAAGAAAAGCAGAACAGAAGCTACAGCTTGCTGAGGAGAAATTAAGGTCAGCAGAGGCCTTTGAGCAGGAAGCTGTAAAAAAGCTTCAGGAAATCGCTGCCATGAGCACCGAGGAAGCAAAACAATTTCTGTTCTCGAGATTGGAAGAGGAACTAAGAGAAGAATTCGGTGAAAGGATTAGACGTTTCGAGGAGAATTTCAAGGAAGAAGCAGATAGAAAAGCGTCAGAGATGATTGTCGCGGCTATGCAACGTGTCATAATGGAAAAACCTGAAGATCCTGTGATTTCGGTAGTGGAATTGCCATCTGAGGAGATAAAAGGGAGAATCATAGGTAGAGAAGGAAGAAACATTAGGACCTTTGAACGAATAACGGGAGTTGACCTAATCGTGGACGACACTCCTGAGGTAGTGGTGTTGTCCTCTTTTGATCCAGTGCGCAGAGAAATCGCAAGAAGAACACTTGAAAAGCTCATCCTTGATGGACGTATACAACCTGCTCGTATTGAAGAAATCTTCACGAAAGAGAAAGAAGCCATTGAGCAAGAAATCATTGAAGCTGGCGATAAAGCTGTTCGTGACTTAGGCATACGTGAAATGCATCCTGATTTGAAGCACTTAGTGGGACAGTTGAAATTCCGCTCGTCCTACGGCCAAAATGTATTGCACCACTCCATAGAGGTTGGTTTTATAGCGGGTATGTTAGCTAGTGAGCTTCATTTGGATACTCAATTAGCAAAAAGGGCTGGCCTTTTGCACGATATCGGTAAAGCTCTAGATCATAATGTGGAAGGCAGTCATGCTTTGATAGGGGCTGAGGTGGCTAGGAAATACAGAGAGAATCCATTGGTAGTAAACGCTATAGCTTCGCATCACAATGAAGTGGCACAAGAAAGCATATACGCTGTCATAACACAGGTAGCTGATGCTATAAGTGCTTCTAGGCCCGGAGCTCGTCGAGAAAACTATGCTGCATATATCAAGAGAGTTCAGCAACTAGAGGAGATAGCAAAGGGTTTTGATGGTGTTGAATCAGCATTTGCCATACAAGCTGGTAGGGAGATCAGAGTCATAGTTCACCCAGAGGTAATCGGTGACAATGAGGCTTTCGCTTTAGCTCGTGACATAGCTAAGAAAATTGAAGAGGAATTGATTTATCCTGGTCAAATAAAGGTTACAGTGGTTCGCGAGACTAGGGTGGCCGAATACGCAAAATGA
- the miaB gene encoding tRNA (N6-isopentenyl adenosine(37)-C2)-methylthiotransferase MiaB — MKYYIFTYGCQMNKNDSEMVSGILKSSGWEEAKNVVDSDLVVINTCSVRLHAEERAIGTISALKKLGKKVVVMGCMSEVRGNEIMSRFPHVQAVLGPSYEAHILDVLNGERRILVGDEKVDFEKYSSANRKEKHSVYVSIMKGCDDFCTYCIVPFTRGRVQSRDPESILEEVRVCVDNGAVEITLLGQNVNDYGKDLSGWDFVSLVERVATIDGVRRIRFMSPHPANFKKDDITRLANLPQVAPYYHLPLQSGDDEILRRMNRKYTTGEFAELVGFIRESVPNVAIGTDLIVGFPGESDEHFQNTFKFLEKMQFDVVYMAIYSPRPGTAAARQETSFVPAEVAKARYDELLRLQEKISYSINQRYVGTLQEVLIDREDKTTGKFIGRTPTNKTVVFTSIRHVSPGEFVDVRINEAKSWVLYGEAAD, encoded by the coding sequence GTGAAATACTACATTTTTACTTACGGTTGCCAAATGAACAAGAATGATAGCGAAATGGTTAGCGGTATTCTAAAAAGCTCCGGCTGGGAAGAGGCAAAAAACGTCGTTGATAGCGACTTAGTTGTTATCAATACGTGTTCGGTAAGGTTACATGCAGAAGAAAGGGCTATCGGAACAATTTCAGCTTTAAAAAAACTTGGCAAGAAAGTGGTAGTGATGGGCTGCATGTCTGAAGTAAGGGGAAACGAGATTATGAGTCGGTTTCCTCATGTTCAGGCTGTGCTGGGCCCGTCCTATGAAGCTCATATTTTAGATGTCTTAAATGGTGAAAGACGAATTCTTGTTGGAGATGAGAAAGTCGACTTTGAAAAATACAGCAGCGCAAACAGAAAGGAAAAGCATTCTGTTTATGTAAGTATAATGAAAGGCTGCGATGATTTTTGTACTTACTGCATAGTCCCGTTCACTCGAGGCCGCGTTCAATCGAGGGATCCAGAATCCATACTAGAGGAAGTGCGCGTGTGTGTAGACAACGGCGCTGTGGAGATTACTCTTCTTGGCCAGAATGTCAATGATTATGGTAAAGACCTCAGCGGGTGGGATTTTGTTTCCTTGGTTGAGCGAGTTGCCACTATCGACGGCGTAAGAAGGATACGGTTCATGTCGCCTCATCCAGCCAATTTCAAAAAAGATGATATTACCCGTTTGGCTAATCTTCCTCAGGTAGCACCGTATTACCATCTGCCTTTGCAGTCTGGCGATGATGAAATACTGAGGCGTATGAATAGGAAGTACACAACAGGTGAGTTTGCGGAATTAGTTGGTTTTATAAGAGAAAGCGTGCCTAATGTGGCGATTGGTACAGACCTCATCGTTGGCTTCCCAGGAGAATCTGATGAGCACTTTCAAAACACCTTTAAATTTCTCGAAAAAATGCAGTTTGATGTTGTCTATATGGCGATTTACTCTCCACGACCAGGTACTGCAGCTGCCCGCCAAGAGACTTCCTTTGTGCCTGCTGAGGTGGCTAAAGCTCGCTATGATGAGCTTCTCAGACTTCAAGAGAAAATTTCCTATAGTATCAACCAGCGATACGTAGGAACCTTGCAAGAGGTTTTGATAGACCGTGAAGACAAAACCACTGGTAAATTCATAGGTAGAACTCCTACAAATAAGACTGTAGTCTTTACGAGTATTCGTCATGTTTCACCAGGCGAGTTTGTTGACGTCAGGATTAATGAAGCAAAATCATGGGTGTTGTATGGGGAAGCCGCTGATTAG
- a CDS encoding methionine gamma-lyase family protein, with protein MFNQLWKTAESNSVKVLKALKEVRLAESDLWGSTGYGLDDFGREKLEKAYAYCFGAEASLVRPNISSGTHVAYLVAMSLDLAKKKVAFSPCEPYDSVFENIKHLLWKWVVWDLNDEPINADVLWLQRSGGYRWHEGLNIDELRKAIDLFRSLNPDAVIVVDNCYGEFVEDLEPSQVGADIVFGSLIKNLGGTVTPTGAYVAGKKELVDKVSEVLFGPALAKEQGATGNFLKGAFQGLFLAPIMVYNALLSKQLMLERLNNTLKERFPFSDIIVRTRWDDEEHMLAAAHIIQSTGPVNSHVTPTPFEMGGYADPIVMAWTGFIQGESLSLSADGTVKPPYELFIQPGVNPFIIEGLSAELKSLL; from the coding sequence TTGTTCAATCAACTTTGGAAAACTGCTGAATCAAATTCTGTGAAGGTACTAAAGGCTCTTAAAGAGGTTCGTCTTGCAGAATCAGATCTTTGGGGAAGTACAGGCTATGGTTTAGATGACTTTGGACGTGAAAAACTTGAAAAGGCATACGCTTATTGTTTTGGGGCTGAAGCCTCACTGGTCAGACCGAACATTTCTTCTGGCACTCATGTAGCATACCTGGTAGCCATGAGCCTGGATTTAGCAAAAAAGAAGGTTGCTTTTTCCCCTTGTGAGCCTTATGATAGTGTTTTTGAAAATATTAAGCACCTGCTGTGGAAGTGGGTTGTTTGGGATTTAAACGATGAACCAATCAATGCTGATGTTCTGTGGCTACAAAGGTCTGGAGGCTACAGATGGCACGAAGGGTTGAACATAGATGAGCTAAGGAAGGCTATCGACCTGTTTAGGTCGTTAAACCCTGATGCTGTCATTGTGGTGGACAATTGTTATGGCGAGTTCGTTGAAGACTTAGAACCATCTCAGGTGGGGGCAGATATTGTGTTTGGTTCCCTGATAAAGAATTTAGGAGGTACTGTGACGCCTACTGGTGCCTATGTTGCTGGCAAGAAAGAACTAGTAGACAAGGTTAGCGAAGTCTTATTTGGCCCTGCCCTAGCAAAAGAGCAAGGAGCAACTGGTAATTTTCTTAAAGGTGCTTTTCAAGGATTGTTCTTGGCTCCCATAATGGTTTATAACGCTTTGCTCTCTAAGCAGCTAATGTTAGAACGCTTGAACAACACACTTAAGGAACGCTTTCCTTTTTCGGACATCATAGTGCGTACCAGATGGGATGATGAAGAGCACATGCTGGCCGCCGCTCACATCATACAATCGACTGGTCCAGTGAACAGTCATGTAACTCCCACACCATTTGAGATGGGTGGCTATGCAGACCCGATTGTAATGGCATGGACCGGCTTTATACAGGGCGAGTCGTTGTCTTTAAGTGCAGATGGCACTGTCAAACCGCCTTACGAACTGTTTATCCAACCTGGTGTTAACCCTTTCATAATCGAAGGGTTATCGGCAGAGTTGAAGTCGTTGCTCTGA